A region of Panicum virgatum strain AP13 chromosome 8N, P.virgatum_v5, whole genome shotgun sequence DNA encodes the following proteins:
- the LOC120684823 gene encoding disease resistance protein RGA4-like: protein MEFLEKELRMILIIVNVNEKASSGRGNLKRVQRISIEDLRKLAHRIEDCIDSLMYHAVRQQHVSMARRLVCFLSRHYNLRKFAEELKRLRRMPAEEHERSKRYEGLDSPSGTSSTCGQLLEDDAFDEQIQGRTGADPPVGIGAPLKELVEHLAEEAEAQRKKLKVISIVGIPGSGKTVLAWALYNSEAGQQFGLRAWVSAAQSGAAEVLANILHQLRRPRTLLDTSDDIRQLIVDLRQHLELEKKS from the coding sequence ATGGAGTTCCTTGAGAAGGAACTCAGAATGATACTGATCATCGTCAACGTCAACGAGAAGGCCTCATCGGGAAGGGGCAATCTAAAGCGGGTGCAGAGGATATCAATCGAAGATCTGCGCAAGCTGGCTCACAGGATTGAGGACTGCATAGATAGCCTAATGTACCATGCAGTTCGCCAGCAGCATGTGTCAATGGCGCGCCGATTAGTTTGTTTCCTGAGCAGGCACTACAACTTGCGGAAGTTTGCTGAGGAGCTGAAACGTCTGAGGAGGATGCCTGCGGAAGAACATGAACGAAGCAAAAGATACGAGGGCCTGGACTCTCCATCTGGGACCTCGTCGACATGTGGCCAGCTGCTGGAGGACGACGCTTTTGACGAGCAGATCCAGGGGCGAACAGGTGCTGACCCACCCGTTGGCATCGGTGCTCCCCTCAAGGAGCTCGTGGAGCACttggcggaggaggcggaggcgcaacGAAAGAAACTCAAGGTGATATCCATTGTTGGAATCCCTGGATCGGGGAAGACTGTTCTGGCGTGGGCGCTGTACAATAGCGAAGCCGGTCAGCAATTTGGCCTTCGCGCTTGGGTCAGTGCTGCTCAAAGCGGGGCAGCCGAGGTGCTCGCGAACATACTACACCAACTCCGCCGGCCCCGGACGTTGCTGGATACCTCCGACGATATCAGACAGCTTATTGTGGATCTTAGACAACACTTGGAGCTGGAGAAGAAGAGCTAA